In Chitinibacter sp. SCUT-21, a single genomic region encodes these proteins:
- a CDS encoding DUF4231 domain-containing protein gives MRVRFLLSKILKHQIYSERKSRRLKRTTYILKFSMLALAAVSTVVLGLDSAMLIPHAKNIALILGAIMTLLGGIASFLNIEEYWMRNNAIHLRLKSLRDRLVYLTADLQQIEEQALHALINDYQAITESNINYWHEAIAERNAA, from the coding sequence ATGCGGGTCAGATTTTTGTTATCAAAAATCCTTAAACATCAAATTTATTCGGAACGAAAAAGCCGCCGACTCAAACGAACGACTTATATTCTGAAGTTCTCAATGCTGGCTCTCGCGGCTGTCTCAACCGTGGTGCTGGGCTTAGACAGCGCAATGTTGATACCACACGCGAAAAATATTGCGCTGATTTTGGGCGCCATCATGACTTTGCTGGGCGGCATTGCCAGTTTTTTAAATATTGAAGAATATTGGATGCGCAATAACGCGATTCATTTACGCCTGAAATCGCTGCGCGATCGCTTGGTTTATCTCACCGCTGATTTGCAGCAGATTGAAGAGCAAGCTTTGCATGCCTTGATTAATGATTACCAAGCGATTACCGAGAGCAATATCAATTATTGGCATGAAGCGATTGCGGAAAGGAATGCAGCCTAA
- a CDS encoding EAL domain-containing protein yields the protein MIWWLALSIALCVALLIYALRARRLRQRYQALVDSIPDLAWAKDVDGRFVVVNRAFCDIWQVSDAKQLIGKDDFYLSPPHLAEQYKADDQKIIQSGEAIRAEHPFDHVIDGKRWMELIKVPVYEGRHIIGTAGIARDISDRKQAQEQLQWLAWHDPLTQLFNRSYLEQQLAVWIENGLGFALWLIDLDHFKRINDALGHAAGDSALLQVAQRLQRLSEQVFRLGGDEFVILAPQSQLQHIDDQLLGFLSEPIRIEELEFLLGFTAGRVLYPQDGSTAGQLIKHADIALYQGKSEGRGKISVFQSAMATSAVLQLELERELRQALAHQQFRLVYQPQVRLSDKQLIGFEALIRWHQPERGEVSPADFIPFAEQTGIIAAIGDWALDQAITQVQLWAEQGLPVVPVSVNVSALQLTHLDFADSVIQRVRRLPYFLQDKIELELTESTIMQMASLQSLRTLTRAGIAVHMDDFGTGYSNLAQLSRMSLSKLKFDRSLIQNVQDNQAHQQVCRALVDLAHALQLEVVAEGVETEAEAQWLNEQGVQFVQGYWFSRPLEHQDAGDYLLRGMLR from the coding sequence ATGATTTGGTGGTTGGCGTTGAGCATCGCGCTTTGTGTCGCTTTATTGATTTATGCACTGCGCGCACGACGTTTGCGTCAGCGCTATCAGGCGCTGGTCGATAGCATTCCCGATTTGGCATGGGCCAAAGATGTGGACGGACGCTTTGTTGTCGTCAATCGCGCATTTTGCGATATCTGGCAAGTGAGTGATGCTAAACAGTTAATCGGTAAAGATGACTTTTATCTATCTCCCCCGCACCTGGCTGAACAATATAAAGCCGATGATCAAAAAATTATTCAATCAGGTGAAGCCATTCGAGCTGAACATCCATTCGATCATGTGATTGATGGCAAGCGCTGGATGGAGCTTATTAAAGTGCCGGTGTATGAAGGTCGGCATATTATTGGTACCGCAGGCATTGCGCGCGATATTAGCGATCGTAAACAGGCACAGGAGCAACTGCAGTGGCTGGCTTGGCACGATCCGCTCACACAGTTATTCAACCGCAGCTATCTTGAACAACAACTAGCAGTCTGGATTGAGAATGGCTTGGGTTTTGCCCTTTGGTTAATTGATCTCGACCATTTCAAGCGCATCAACGATGCGCTCGGCCACGCAGCTGGAGATAGTGCCTTGCTGCAAGTGGCTCAGCGTCTGCAACGCCTATCAGAGCAGGTTTTTCGCTTGGGCGGCGATGAGTTTGTCATCTTGGCACCGCAAAGCCAGTTGCAGCACATTGATGATCAATTACTTGGCTTTTTGAGTGAACCTATTCGCATTGAAGAGTTGGAGTTCTTGCTTGGATTTACCGCTGGACGGGTGTTGTATCCGCAAGATGGCAGCACGGCGGGTCAACTGATTAAGCATGCTGATATCGCGCTGTATCAGGGTAAATCGGAAGGGCGCGGTAAGATTAGCGTTTTTCAATCGGCGATGGCCACCTCAGCAGTATTGCAACTGGAGTTGGAGCGCGAATTACGCCAAGCCTTGGCGCATCAGCAATTTCGCTTGGTCTATCAGCCGCAGGTGCGACTTAGTGATAAACAACTGATTGGTTTTGAAGCTTTAATCCGCTGGCATCAGCCAGAGCGCGGGGAAGTTAGCCCCGCTGATTTTATTCCGTTCGCCGAACAAACCGGCATTATTGCCGCCATTGGCGATTGGGCTTTAGATCAAGCCATCACGCAAGTGCAACTGTGGGCCGAGCAAGGACTGCCTGTGGTACCTGTTTCTGTCAATGTTTCTGCCTTGCAATTAACGCATCTTGATTTTGCCGATTCAGTGATACAGCGTGTGCGCCGCCTACCGTATTTTTTACAAGATAAAATTGAGCTTGAACTCACTGAATCCACCATTATGCAAATGGCGTCTTTGCAATCGTTGCGTACATTAACTCGTGCCGGGATTGCGGTGCATATGGATGATTTTGGTACTGGTTATTCGAACTTGGCCCAATTATCCCGTATGTCTTTGTCGAAGCTGAAATTTGACCGCAGCCTAATTCAAAACGTGCAAGATAATCAAGCGCACCAACAGGTGTGCCGTGCCCTCGTTGATCTTGCCCATGCTTTGCAGCTTGAGGTTGTGGCTGAAGGTGTTGAAACCGAAGCAGAGGCGCAGTGGCTAAACGAGCAGGGCGTGCAATTTGTGCAAGGCTACTGGTTTAGCCGCCCATTAGAGCATCAAGACGCAGGCGATTATTTGCTAAGGGGTATGTTGCGATAA
- the rlmJ gene encoding 23S rRNA (adenine(2030)-N(6))-methyltransferase RlmJ — MLSYRHAFHAGNHADVLKHAVEVLLLDYLNQKEKPWWYIDTHAGAGVYSLTEGYATKNAEFETGIARIWQRNDLPEALKKYVKVVKDLNAGQDQLMFYPGSPFVAQALQRFDDKLRLFELHTNDAKLLADNFASAGKKAQVVHADGFASIKGVLPPPPRRSLMLIDPPYEDKHDYVRVADTMKLALERFATGVYAIWYPQLARVEVKEMLDKLKKTPAKGWLHVSLTVQSPSLDGFGMHGSGMFVFNPPWTLASELETIMPYLVKHLGLDSGARYTLEHHSA; from the coding sequence ATGCTCAGTTATCGCCACGCCTTTCACGCCGGCAACCACGCCGACGTGCTCAAACATGCCGTTGAAGTTTTATTGCTCGACTATTTGAATCAGAAGGAAAAACCGTGGTGGTATATCGATACGCATGCAGGCGCCGGCGTGTATTCGCTGACCGAAGGCTATGCCACCAAAAATGCCGAATTTGAAACCGGCATTGCCCGCATTTGGCAACGCAATGACTTACCCGAGGCGCTGAAAAAATACGTTAAAGTCGTGAAAGACCTCAACGCAGGGCAAGATCAGCTCATGTTCTACCCCGGCTCGCCCTTTGTGGCGCAAGCTTTGCAGCGCTTTGACGATAAATTGCGCTTGTTCGAGCTGCACACCAACGACGCCAAATTGCTGGCAGACAACTTTGCCAGCGCAGGCAAAAAAGCGCAGGTCGTCCACGCCGATGGTTTTGCCAGCATCAAAGGCGTGCTGCCACCGCCTCCTCGCCGCAGCTTGATGCTGATCGATCCACCGTATGAAGACAAACACGATTACGTCCGCGTCGCCGATACGATGAAACTGGCACTCGAGCGCTTTGCCACTGGCGTGTATGCGATCTGGTACCCGCAACTGGCGCGCGTTGAAGTCAAAGAAATGCTCGATAAATTGAAGAAAACCCCAGCCAAAGGCTGGCTGCACGTTAGCTTAACCGTTCAATCGCCTAGTCTGGATGGCTTTGGCATGCACGGCTCGGGCATGTTTGTGTTTAACCCGCCGTGGACTTTGGCGAGTGAATTAGAAACCATCATGCCGTATCTGGTGAAACACCTTGGATTAGATAGCGGTGCGCGCTATACCCTCGAACATCACAGCGCCTAA
- a CDS encoding IS110 family transposase has translation MATATLIGLDIGKHTFHAIAQDVAGHVLYKRQFTRTGLIEFLATHPPCRIVMEACAGAHWLARKLIEFGHHAQLIAPQYIRPFVTGNKNDFIDAHAICEAACRPSMRYVAIKSMQQQAVSSLHRMREARMAERIQTTNQIHALLLEFGITLPLGMRGIRQVPTLLATPSDDLPVMVRQILLQQFEHVLLLERLIQVLDQQIATEARSNDVATRLMTIPGIGPITASQLAADAGNAKGYGKARDFAASLGLVPRQHSTGGKAKLLGISRRGDKSLRRLLVQCAHVIMLNATRWNSAIAEWTRELMVRRHGNVVACAVANKLARVVWAILATGDEYHPHPRTLHEKQTAGRTGGE, from the coding sequence ATGGCAACTGCAACTTTGATTGGGCTTGATATTGGCAAACACACTTTTCACGCTATCGCACAGGATGTGGCAGGGCACGTTCTCTACAAGCGCCAATTCACCCGCACAGGCTTGATCGAGTTTCTTGCGACGCATCCACCTTGCCGTATTGTGATGGAAGCGTGCGCCGGTGCGCACTGGCTGGCGCGCAAACTCATCGAATTCGGACATCACGCCCAGCTGATTGCCCCTCAGTACATTCGCCCCTTCGTCACAGGCAACAAGAACGACTTCATCGACGCACACGCCATCTGCGAAGCCGCTTGTCGTCCTTCAATGCGCTATGTCGCGATCAAATCAATGCAACAACAAGCTGTTTCGAGCTTGCATCGAATGCGCGAAGCCCGCATGGCCGAGCGGATTCAAACCACCAATCAGATCCATGCTTTGCTACTGGAATTTGGCATCACATTGCCGCTAGGCATGCGTGGTATCCGGCAAGTGCCCACCTTGCTCGCCACACCATCCGATGATTTGCCGGTGATGGTGCGGCAGATCTTGTTGCAGCAGTTCGAGCACGTGCTGTTGCTGGAACGCCTGATTCAGGTGCTCGACCAGCAGATTGCCACTGAGGCACGCAGCAATGATGTCGCCACACGTTTAATGACGATACCCGGCATCGGTCCGATCACCGCCAGCCAACTCGCCGCCGATGCGGGCAACGCCAAAGGATATGGCAAAGCACGGGATTTTGCTGCCTCACTTGGCCTCGTGCCGCGGCAGCATTCGACGGGCGGCAAAGCCAAACTATTGGGCATCAGCAGACGAGGTGACAAGTCGTTGCGACGATTGTTAGTGCAGTGCGCGCACGTGATCATGCTCAACGCGACACGCTGGAACAGTGCGATCGCCGAATGGACGCGAGAATTGATGGTGCGGCGACACGGCAATGTAGTGGCGTGTGCGGTCGCCAACAAATTGGCCCGCGTGGTGTGGGCGATCCTCGCCACAGGGGACGAGTATCACCCGCACCCGCGGACCTTGCATGAAAAACAAACCGCCGGCAGAACCGGCGGTGAGTGA
- a CDS encoding Asd/ArgC dimerization domain-containing protein, with protein sequence MSKAISVALVGADTPAAQTVLDVLGELPIALEALYPLSDDEEAGTVELREHVLPVLEVDLFDWKSVEAAVFVGSPELATKYAAQAAQAGVAVIDLTGATQSKVGKPQAGQIVSLPHVLTSMISATVAAFKSLSELQFIAATAMVSVSEDGKSAIEALSMQTRQLFAQQEVELAGYPKRLAFNVLPTAARGEEARIHAELAAAGHAINSLTVSRVPVFFGHAVSLSVQFKTAQTLAAVEAAIAAAPALYFLQGTGAAGIATPQDAIGGDKIWANQLQLSDDGCTATVWLVADNARLPARAAALLLALV encoded by the coding sequence ATGTCTAAAGCTATTTCTGTTGCGCTAGTTGGTGCAGATACCCCCGCAGCTCAAACCGTATTAGATGTATTGGGTGAATTGCCCATCGCTTTAGAAGCGCTCTATCCACTTTCTGACGATGAAGAAGCTGGTACCGTCGAGCTGCGTGAACATGTTTTGCCGGTGCTGGAAGTTGATCTGTTTGACTGGAAATCAGTCGAGGCCGCCGTTTTTGTTGGCTCGCCAGAGCTGGCTACGAAATACGCAGCGCAGGCTGCGCAAGCCGGTGTGGCGGTGATTGATTTAACAGGCGCAACGCAATCGAAAGTCGGCAAGCCGCAAGCGGGCCAAATCGTTAGCCTGCCGCATGTATTAACCTCGATGATTTCGGCGACGGTTGCCGCATTTAAATCGCTGTCGGAGCTGCAGTTTATTGCGGCTACGGCGATGGTGTCGGTGTCTGAAGACGGTAAATCAGCGATTGAAGCGTTGTCGATGCAAACGCGCCAATTGTTTGCGCAGCAAGAAGTTGAATTGGCAGGCTATCCAAAACGTTTGGCGTTTAATGTCTTGCCAACCGCTGCCCGTGGTGAAGAGGCGCGTATTCATGCCGAGCTAGCGGCTGCGGGTCATGCGATTAATAGCTTAACCGTGAGCCGAGTTCCGGTGTTTTTTGGCCATGCGGTGAGCTTGAGCGTGCAGTTTAAGACGGCGCAAACTTTGGCTGCAGTTGAAGCGGCCATTGCAGCCGCTCCCGCGTTATACTTCTTGCAAGGCACGGGCGCGGCAGGCATTGCAACGCCACAAGACGCGATTGGCGGCGATAAAATCTGGGCCAATCAATTGCAATTGTCGGACGATGGCTGCACGGCAACGGTGTGGTTGGTTGCAGATAATGCCCGCCTTCCTGCGCGTGCGGCAGCATTGTTGTTGGCGCTGGTTTAA
- a CDS encoding transporter substrate-binding domain-containing protein — protein sequence MKKLVAGVCSVVAMCTVTASYAEEITLTLQEYPPYMGDNLPHKGLLTRVVVAVFEQKGIDVKLEYVPNKRAIDGVRQGTYHGGFGWAKNAEREKDLVYSNPVLSLSMVFCQQAGKVIQWKKLEDLSSFTMGVTAGNFYSEEFDKLSKAGVLRTDVSNSDVSNFKKLAAGRIDLLPIDIEVGPYVIARNLAPVEQAKISCQSQAYWSAPLHVVFDRKNPNAQRWAKTFNDGLRILSDTGIAAKLIDSTRKEINQGQ from the coding sequence ATGAAAAAGCTTGTTGCTGGTGTTTGCAGTGTTGTCGCAATGTGCACAGTTACGGCGAGCTACGCTGAAGAGATTACCTTAACATTGCAAGAGTATCCCCCATATATGGGGGACAACTTACCGCATAAAGGGCTGCTGACTCGTGTCGTTGTCGCGGTTTTTGAGCAAAAAGGGATCGACGTTAAATTAGAGTATGTGCCGAATAAACGAGCGATTGATGGCGTACGGCAAGGTACTTACCACGGCGGTTTTGGTTGGGCCAAAAATGCGGAGCGCGAAAAAGATTTGGTGTATTCCAATCCAGTGTTATCGCTCAGTATGGTTTTCTGTCAGCAAGCCGGTAAAGTCATCCAGTGGAAAAAACTGGAAGACCTAAGTAGCTTTACGATGGGCGTGACAGCTGGTAATTTTTATTCAGAAGAATTTGATAAGCTCAGCAAAGCTGGCGTGTTACGCACCGATGTTAGTAATAGCGATGTGAGTAATTTTAAAAAGCTTGCTGCTGGGCGAATCGATTTGTTGCCGATTGATATTGAAGTCGGCCCTTATGTCATTGCCAGGAATCTTGCACCGGTCGAGCAAGCTAAAATCAGCTGTCAATCACAGGCGTATTGGAGTGCCCCGCTGCATGTGGTCTTTGATCGCAAAAACCCTAATGCCCAACGTTGGGCGAAAACCTTTAATGATGGCTTGCGTATTCTTTCTGATACTGGGATTGCGGCTAAATTGATTGACTCTACGCGCAAAGAAATCAACCAAGGGCAATAA
- the leuB gene encoding 3-isopropylmalate dehydrogenase, with amino-acid sequence MKVLILPGDGIGPEIVAQAKKVLEVLQKDGLALELQEAPLGGAAYDQYGAPYPEFTQNLAREADAILLGAVGGPQYDKLDRPLRPERGLLAIRKDLNLFANLRPAILYPELANASTLKPEVVSGLDILIVRELTGDIYFGQPRGIRTNEAGEREGFNTMLYAESEIRRIGHVAFQAAQKRGKKLCSVDKANVLETTEFWKEIMTDLAKEYPDVELSHMLVDNAAMQLVKAPKQFDVVVTGNIFGDILSDEASMLTGSIGMLPSASLDANNKGLYEPSHGSAPDIAGKDVANPLATILSVAMMLRYTFNNEAAAQRVENAVKKVLAQGLRTADIYEAGTTKVGCSAMGDAVVAAM; translated from the coding sequence ATGAAAGTATTGATTTTGCCCGGTGATGGCATTGGCCCTGAAATTGTTGCACAGGCCAAGAAAGTCCTCGAAGTATTGCAAAAAGACGGTTTGGCTTTGGAATTGCAAGAAGCCCCATTGGGTGGCGCTGCGTATGACCAATACGGCGCACCGTATCCAGAATTTACACAAAACCTAGCGCGCGAAGCCGATGCGATTTTGCTCGGCGCTGTTGGTGGCCCGCAATACGACAAACTCGATCGCCCGTTGCGTCCAGAGCGCGGCCTGCTGGCGATTCGTAAAGATTTAAATCTGTTTGCCAATCTGCGCCCGGCGATTTTGTATCCAGAATTGGCCAACGCTTCAACGCTGAAGCCTGAAGTGGTTTCAGGCCTCGATATCCTGATTGTGCGCGAATTGACTGGCGATATTTACTTCGGCCAGCCACGCGGTATTCGCACTAATGAAGCGGGCGAGCGCGAAGGCTTTAACACGATGCTGTACGCCGAGTCTGAAATTCGCCGCATTGGTCACGTGGCGTTCCAAGCGGCGCAAAAGCGCGGCAAGAAACTGTGTTCGGTCGATAAAGCCAACGTACTGGAAACGACTGAATTCTGGAAAGAGATCATGACTGATCTGGCCAAAGAATATCCAGACGTTGAACTGAGCCATATGTTGGTTGATAACGCCGCGATGCAATTGGTGAAAGCGCCAAAACAGTTCGACGTGGTCGTCACTGGCAATATCTTTGGCGATATTTTGTCGGATGAAGCGTCTATGTTGACTGGCTCAATCGGCATGTTGCCAAGCGCGTCGCTCGACGCGAACAACAAAGGCTTGTACGAGCCTAGCCACGGTTCTGCGCCAGATATCGCCGGTAAAGACGTTGCCAATCCATTGGCGACGATTTTGTCAGTCGCAATGATGTTGCGTTACACGTTTAACAACGAAGCTGCAGCGCAACGAGTGGAAAACGCGGTGAAGAAAGTATTGGCGCAAGGCCTGCGCACGGCGGACATCTACGAAGCTGGTACGACCAAGGTCGGCTGCTCGGCAATGGGTGATGCTGTCGTGGCGGCAATGTAA